The following coding sequences are from one Aliarcobacter skirrowii CCUG 10374 window:
- a CDS encoding c-type cytochrome, whose protein sequence is MKKIVIVSTILAATFALANPYAKCAVCHGANGEKVAPGGKSKIIKDMTKEDFIAALKGYQNGTYGGTQKVLMVGQVKDMSEATMKEIADIIIK, encoded by the coding sequence ATGAAAAAAATAGTTATAGTTTCAACAATTCTAGCAGCAACATTTGCGCTTGCAAATCCTTATGCAAAATGTGCAGTATGTCATGGTGCAAATGGAGAAAAAGTAGCTCCAGGTGGAAAATCTAAAATCATTAAAGATATGACAAAAGAGGATTTTATAGCTGCTTTAAAAGGTTATCAAAATGGAACTTATGGTGGAACTCAAAAAGTTTTAATGGTTGGTCAAGTAAAAGATATGTCTGAAGCTACAATGAAAGAGATTGCAGACATAATTATAAAATAA
- a CDS encoding AsmA-like C-terminal domain-containing protein, whose protein sequence is MSLKKALVLLLIFPIFLTFMLLSSGIFINSFSLFGIKISQFYIKLDKKLILKVDNIEYKYISSKAEDSFEASKKDLTILPKIITLFKEIDIKNLSINNNNFSILFKNNNLHLENKFLSVLVKISGTKSKIFLDLENLYLKDYQVNFQGRANLDYFEKELNYNGFIYFKDMVLESNLGIKDGLMKFFINSKEFSNLHFLRKYLDLPEVANSWLYDNIDGKFKLDSFYGEYDLNNQNMILGSLEGLLTITDANIKFHKDLDAIKAKRLDAKFEDGFLKISLVDAFYKSKELKNSFVQINNIEDSKKGEVLINIETKTSLDMEILDILSAYHINLPLIQKSGKTDAKLLLTIPYSSEKQIGVNGNFDLTPSTIAIGTFEFKTNNSKVILDNNKLYIKDSRFIYKDIVDAKTDLIFDLKNLKAVGKVDIRKIYLAVKDDSIIDLKSKKSDISMDFKDKIEISLKELGVDINYDEKLNIKIDDLSKFYNYSTILKSNSIKDGNILINIFDENRIHFEANISGLELPLKKDGKKVDSLEVYADIINNSVKISSIDESLKLNIDKYISIYLDSYEVVVENRSSKGKKDGIKNIKVDLKNSTLDIFSQKFYIKNGEVKIEDDESILFNALVATPKLPIILHKNKKEVDYFDIKGRYKDDVVDISTINDDLLLNIDKNNYTIFTKEYEIFYNTPNKDKSIEEDSDSKLGIKLFVSGEDTTFILNNKNRVIATKYELNVDDNRKFIYLENQDMKFTYSEDKEGYLDIFLYDANSSFINALSDKKILQNGSIDMFASGTMQDLKGELFVKDSLIKDLSLINNILFFVQTSPALINPLFAIPSALNINNIGNYSIQKGRVEFSYSNKTNILDLKNINVIGNGMDFEGNAKIFLDNHTIDSSLNLIFMKTYSNVVNVLPIVNYILLGDNKRVESKIHLSGDLSDPKIDSNFLKDSVNAPVNIFKRVINSPFDIFNSLMKKDEEKKEDE, encoded by the coding sequence ATGAGTCTTAAAAAAGCATTAGTTCTACTTTTAATTTTTCCAATATTTTTAACATTTATGCTTTTATCTTCAGGTATATTTATCAACTCATTCTCACTTTTTGGTATTAAGATTTCGCAATTTTATATTAAGTTAGATAAAAAGCTTATATTAAAAGTTGATAATATTGAATATAAGTATATTTCAAGTAAAGCAGAAGACTCTTTTGAAGCTTCAAAAAAAGATTTAACAATTCTTCCAAAAATTATAACTCTGTTTAAAGAGATAGATATAAAAAACTTATCTATAAATAATAATAATTTTTCAATACTCTTTAAAAATAATAATCTTCACTTAGAGAATAAATTTTTATCTGTTTTAGTAAAAATAAGTGGTACAAAAAGTAAGATTTTTTTAGATCTTGAGAATCTATACTTAAAAGATTATCAAGTTAATTTTCAAGGTAGAGCAAATCTTGACTATTTTGAAAAAGAGTTAAACTATAATGGTTTTATATATTTCAAAGATATGGTTTTAGAATCAAATCTTGGAATTAAAGATGGACTTATGAAATTCTTTATAAATAGTAAGGAGTTTAGTAATTTACACTTTCTAAGAAAATATTTAGATTTACCTGAAGTTGCTAACTCTTGGTTGTATGACAATATAGATGGAAAATTTAAATTAGACTCATTTTATGGAGAGTATGATTTAAATAATCAAAATATGATTCTTGGCTCTTTGGAAGGTTTGCTTACAATAACTGATGCAAATATTAAGTTTCATAAAGATTTAGATGCTATTAAAGCAAAAAGATTAGATGCAAAATTTGAAGATGGTTTTTTAAAGATCTCATTAGTTGATGCTTTTTACAAGAGTAAAGAGCTGAAAAATAGTTTTGTTCAAATAAACAATATTGAAGATAGTAAAAAAGGTGAAGTATTAATAAATATTGAGACAAAAACTTCTTTAGATATGGAAATTTTAGATATTTTAAGTGCTTATCATATAAATTTACCACTTATTCAAAAAAGTGGAAAAACAGATGCAAAACTACTTTTAACTATTCCATATAGTAGTGAAAAACAAATAGGAGTTAATGGTAATTTTGATCTTACCCCTTCAACTATTGCTATTGGAACTTTTGAGTTTAAAACTAATAACTCAAAAGTTATTTTAGATAATAATAAATTGTATATTAAAGATTCAAGATTTATCTATAAAGATATTGTTGATGCAAAAACAGATTTAATTTTTGACTTAAAAAATTTAAAAGCTGTTGGTAAAGTTGATATTAGAAAAATATATTTGGCTGTAAAAGATGATTCAATTATTGATTTAAAATCAAAAAAAAGTGATATTTCAATGGATTTTAAAGATAAAATAGAGATATCTTTGAAAGAGCTTGGTGTAGATATAAATTATGATGAAAAATTAAATATCAAAATTGATGATTTATCAAAATTTTACAACTATTCAACTATTTTAAAATCAAATTCTATAAAAGATGGAAATATTTTAATAAATATTTTCGATGAAAATAGAATACATTTTGAGGCAAATATTAGTGGACTGGAACTTCCTTTAAAAAAAGATGGTAAAAAAGTTGATTCATTGGAAGTTTATGCAGATATTATAAATAATAGTGTAAAAATCTCTTCAATAGATGAGAGCCTAAAATTAAATATTGATAAGTATATATCTATTTATTTAGACAGTTATGAAGTAGTAGTTGAAAATAGATCTTCAAAAGGTAAAAAAGATGGAATAAAAAATATTAAAGTAGATTTAAAAAACTCAACTCTTGATATATTTTCACAAAAATTTTATATAAAAAATGGAGAAGTTAAGATTGAAGATGATGAATCCATATTATTTAATGCATTAGTTGCAACTCCAAAACTTCCTATTATTTTACACAAAAATAAAAAAGAGGTAGATTATTTTGATATAAAAGGTAGATATAAAGATGATGTTGTTGATATTTCAACTATAAATGATGATTTACTTCTTAATATTGATAAAAATAACTATACAATTTTTACAAAAGAGTATGAAATTTTTTACAATACGCCAAATAAAGATAAAAGTATTGAAGAAGATAGCGATAGTAAACTTGGAATTAAGTTATTTGTAAGTGGCGAAGATACAACTTTCATTTTAAATAATAAAAATAGAGTTATAGCTACAAAATATGAGTTAAATGTTGATGATAATAGAAAATTTATATATCTAGAAAATCAAGATATGAAATTTACATATAGTGAGGATAAAGAGGGTTATTTGGATATCTTTTTATATGATGCAAATAGTAGCTTTATAAATGCACTTTCAGATAAAAAAATTTTACAAAATGGTAGTATTGATATGTTTGCAAGTGGAACAATGCAAGATTTAAAAGGTGAACTTTTTGTTAAAGATAGTTTAATAAAAGATCTATCTTTGATAAATAACATTCTATTTTTTGTACAAACTTCTCCTGCTTTAATAAACCCTTTATTTGCTATACCATCAGCTTTAAATATAAATAATATTGGAAATTATAGTATTCAAAAGGGTAGAGTAGAGTTTTCTTATAGTAATAAAACAAATATTTTAGATTTGAAGAATATTAATGTTATTGGAAATGGAATGGATTTTGAAGGTAATGCTAAAATATTTTTAGATAATCACACTATAGATTCATCGTTAAATCTTATATTTATGAAAACATACTCAAATGTTGTAAATGTTTTGCCTATTGTAAACTATATACTTCTTGGAGATAATAAAAGAGTTGAGAGTAAAATACATTTAAGTGGCGATTTAAGTGATCCAAAAATAGACTCAAACTTTTTAAAAGATAGTGTAAATGCTCCTGTTAATATTTTTAAAAGAGTTATTAATTCACCATTTGATATATTTAATAGTTTAATGAAAAAAGATGAAGAGAAAAAAGAAGATGAGTAG
- a CDS encoding NADP-dependent isocitrate dehydrogenase, producing MAQIIYTKVDEAPALATYSFLPIVQAFTKSSGIQMVQKDISLAGRIIAAFPENLKPEQKIGDALAELGDMTQNPDANIIKLPNISASIPQLKAAIAELQSKGYNIPDYDSSEEVTARYSKILGSAVNPVLREGNSDRRAPSAVKNYAKNNPHKMGVWAKDSKTDVAHMNADDFYGTEVSTILDKEDNFKISFVGKDGKETVLKASLPLEKGEVVDATKLSAKSLQEFYQKGIDEAKKRDVLLSLHLKATMMKVSDPIMFGFAVKVYFKDLIAKHSATFEKIGVNFNNGLGDLYSKLDQVDDATRAQILADIDAVYASQPRLAMVNSAKGITNLHVPSDVIIDASMPAMIRGGGKMWNKEDKEEDTLAMIPDRCYATTYQIIIDDCKKNGSLDPKTMGSVPNVGLMAKKAEEYGSHDKTFQAKADGKIVVTNKAGETVFSFDVDNGDIFRMCQTKDEPIKDWVKLAVNRARLSNTPAVFWLDKNRGHDAKMIEKVEKYLKDYDLTGLEISIKSPDDAMQYSLDRMRKGLDTISVTGNVFRDYNTDLFPILELGTSAKMLSIVPLMNGGGLFETGAGGSAPKHVQQLQEENYLRWDSLGEFMALAASFDHLANTQNNKKAAVLAKTLDKATGTFLINDKSPARKIGSIDNRGSHFYLAMYWADELAKQNDDAELKAEFTPIAKAMNENEAQILKELTEVQGKPANTGGYYLFDDELTSKVMRPSATLNKIIG from the coding sequence ATGGCACAAATTATTTACACAAAAGTTGATGAAGCACCAGCTTTAGCAACATACTCTTTTTTACCAATCGTACAAGCTTTTACAAAAAGTTCTGGTATACAAATGGTTCAAAAAGATATTTCACTAGCTGGAAGAATTATCGCAGCTTTCCCTGAAAACTTAAAACCTGAGCAAAAAATTGGTGATGCTTTAGCTGAGCTTGGTGATATGACTCAAAATCCAGATGCAAATATTATTAAACTACCAAATATCTCTGCATCAATCCCTCAATTAAAAGCAGCTATTGCTGAACTTCAATCAAAAGGTTATAACATTCCAGATTATGACTCAAGTGAAGAGGTAACTGCAAGATACTCAAAAATATTAGGAAGTGCTGTAAATCCAGTATTAAGAGAAGGAAACTCAGATAGAAGAGCTCCAAGTGCTGTTAAAAACTATGCAAAAAATAATCCACACAAAATGGGTGTTTGGGCAAAAGATTCTAAAACTGATGTTGCTCATATGAATGCTGATGATTTTTATGGAACTGAAGTTTCAACAATCCTAGACAAAGAAGATAACTTTAAAATTTCTTTTGTTGGAAAAGATGGAAAAGAGACTGTTTTAAAAGCATCTTTACCACTTGAAAAAGGAGAAGTTGTTGATGCAACTAAACTTTCTGCAAAATCTTTACAAGAGTTCTATCAAAAAGGAATTGATGAAGCTAAAAAAAGAGATGTTTTATTATCACTTCACTTAAAAGCTACAATGATGAAAGTTTCTGATCCAATTATGTTTGGATTTGCTGTAAAAGTATATTTCAAAGATTTAATTGCAAAACATAGCGCAACTTTTGAAAAAATTGGCGTAAACTTTAACAACGGTTTAGGTGATTTATACTCAAAACTTGACCAAGTTGATGATGCTACTAGAGCTCAAATTTTAGCTGATATTGATGCAGTGTATGCTTCTCAACCAAGACTTGCTATGGTAAACTCTGCAAAAGGTATCACAAATTTACATGTTCCATCTGATGTTATTATTGATGCATCTATGCCTGCTATGATTAGAGGTGGTGGAAAAATGTGGAATAAAGAGGATAAAGAAGAAGATACTTTAGCTATGATTCCTGATAGATGTTATGCTACAACATATCAAATTATTATTGATGATTGTAAGAAAAATGGTTCACTTGATCCAAAAACTATGGGTTCAGTTCCAAATGTTGGATTAATGGCTAAAAAAGCTGAAGAGTATGGAAGTCACGATAAAACTTTCCAAGCAAAAGCTGATGGTAAAATAGTTGTAACAAATAAAGCTGGTGAGACTGTATTTAGTTTTGATGTTGATAATGGTGATATCTTTAGAATGTGCCAAACTAAAGATGAACCAATTAAAGATTGGGTAAAACTAGCAGTTAATAGAGCAAGATTATCAAATACTCCTGCAGTATTCTGGTTAGATAAAAATAGAGGTCATGATGCTAAAATGATTGAAAAAGTTGAAAAATACTTAAAAGATTATGATTTAACTGGTCTTGAAATATCTATTAAATCTCCTGATGATGCTATGCAATACTCACTTGATAGAATGAGAAAAGGTCTTGATACAATTTCTGTTACTGGAAATGTATTTAGAGATTATAATACAGATCTATTCCCAATTTTAGAGCTTGGAACAAGTGCTAAAATGTTATCAATTGTTCCACTTATGAATGGTGGAGGACTGTTTGAAACAGGAGCTGGTGGATCTGCTCCTAAACATGTTCAACAACTTCAAGAAGAGAACTATTTAAGATGGGATAGTTTAGGTGAGTTTATGGCACTTGCAGCTTCATTTGATCATTTAGCAAATACTCAAAATAATAAAAAAGCAGCTGTTTTAGCAAAAACTTTAGATAAAGCTACTGGAACTTTCCTAATAAATGATAAATCACCAGCTAGAAAAATTGGAAGCATTGATAATAGAGGAAGTCATTTCTATCTTGCAATGTACTGGGCAGATGAGTTAGCAAAACAGAATGATGATGCTGAATTAAAAGCTGAATTTACTCCAATTGCAAAAGCAATGAATGAAAATGAAGCTCAAATTTTAAAAGAGCTTACTGAAGTTCAAGGAAAACCAGCAAATACAGGTGGTTACTACCTATTTGATGATGAATTAACTTCAAAAGTTATGAGACCTTCTGCAACTTTAAACAAAATTATTGGATAA
- the mltG gene encoding endolytic transglycosylase MltG gives MILYYLTMPVVTSKVLYIPQGSTKSIISYLNKNSYELNKIDEIILSRFGYVQSGWIDLKVNELTKMDFLIKLLKSKAALKSITLIPGDTYYFFIKKIASEFNLDEKKLYETYNKYAFRLDGNILAETYSLPIGMSEEEIILYLLLHTNQKYEEYSNKIFGTYDKEQWYKYVTLASIIQKEAATINEMPIVSSVIYNRLKRKMPLQMDGTLNYGEYSNSIVTAMRIKEDNSSYNTYKNRGIPKNPVCAVSLDAIKAAIFPVKSNYLYFVRDKTTGLHKFSSTYSDHKSNINSNIGVIKNYSKINENPTDIDKEASDIMKNDITKQKVPSIKDLFNNIN, from the coding sequence ATGATACTTTATTATCTTACTATGCCAGTAGTTACATCGAAGGTTTTATATATTCCACAAGGCAGTACAAAGTCAATTATATCATACTTAAATAAAAATTCTTACGAACTAAATAAGATAGATGAGATAATATTAAGTCGTTTTGGTTATGTTCAAAGTGGCTGGATTGACCTAAAAGTTAATGAACTTACAAAAATGGATTTTTTAATCAAACTTTTAAAATCTAAAGCTGCTTTAAAATCTATTACTTTAATACCTGGAGATACTTATTACTTTTTTATAAAAAAAATTGCTAGTGAATTTAATCTAGATGAAAAAAAATTGTATGAAACATATAATAAATACGCATTTAGGTTAGATGGAAATATATTAGCAGAAACTTACTCTCTACCAATAGGAATGAGTGAAGAGGAGATTATTTTATATCTTCTATTACATACCAATCAAAAATATGAAGAGTATTCAAATAAAATTTTTGGAACTTATGATAAAGAGCAGTGGTATAAATATGTAACTTTAGCATCAATTATTCAAAAAGAGGCTGCAACTATTAATGAAATGCCTATAGTTTCAAGTGTAATTTATAATAGATTAAAAAGAAAAATGCCACTTCAAATGGATGGAACTTTAAATTATGGTGAGTATTCAAACTCTATTGTAACTGCCATGAGAATAAAAGAGGATAATAGTTCATATAATACTTATAAAAATAGAGGTATTCCTAAAAATCCAGTTTGTGCTGTAAGTTTAGATGCAATCAAAGCTGCAATATTTCCTGTAAAAAGCAACTATTTATATTTTGTAAGAGACAAGACAACTGGTTTACATAAATTTTCATCAACATATAGTGACCATAAAAGTAACATAAATTCAAATATTGGAGTTATAAAAAATTATTCAAAAATAAATGAAAATCCTACAGATATAGATAAAGAGGCTAGTGATATTATGAAAAATGATATAACTAAACAAAAAGTTCCATCTATAAAAGATCTCTTTAATAATATAAATTAA